A genome region from Triticum aestivum cultivar Chinese Spring chromosome 2B, IWGSC CS RefSeq v2.1, whole genome shotgun sequence includes the following:
- the LOC123047129 gene encoding receptor-like protein 1 produces the protein MLHSSSGCFVEERAALLDIRSSLLRTRSMLAPVSWGEDGDDCCSWERVKCNNGTQRVSHLNLSSVYVTIDADDCWSLNLTVFSTFHELQYLDLSYNPACLLSLQGLVRLSKLRYLDLSGTLLGGGFLAFIGKIVSLEVLALNDNEMNASFPATAVENLRNLRQLNMSWNGFNGNLPGSLFALPHLKILDLSGNEFGGSIPGSLFLGPISLEVLDLSHNRLNGTLPVRAFENIRSLNLGDNQFSGSLPVSLFALPRLKSLDLSDNNFEGRFPINLSSGPVPLEVLHLENNKLSGPLPTEQEFVNLQKLRELYLSSNRFSGSIPTFLLLLPHIERLNLSTNFLGGQIPTNRSFNLSPSLKSLWFSQNNLTGKFSFIWLGNLRKLEVIDLSGNSNLVVIVNIPGWTPMFQLKQLLLSGCDLDKNIIVEPYFLRTQRHLEVLDLSNNNLSGSMPNWLFTKESTLQELHLGNNSLTGTLGPIWHTQSFLKIIRIHMNHVEGQLPTNIGSLFPMLSVLDFSSNNISGHIPPSLCEMRQMDILDLSNNKLSGEVPACVFSSCTGVFRVSNNKLGGQIFAGVNSQINTNELYLDRNKFEGTIPQNLSGYASVMDLHDNKLSGRLSASLWNLSSLAVLSLAGNRITGKIHQKICGIIGILLLDLSSNNLTGPLPNCSFIVLSFLNLSGNSLSGDFPYTLFNTSNMISLDIRQNQFTGNLHWLGYLDNIRLLSLGRNKFEGQITPNLCKLLYLRIIDMSHNMLSGSLPSCIGNISFQGDIDDQIFQLVDWFAIYSYHTSYDLWDFSFATKGNIYTYGRDFFDSMAGIDLSANMLHGEIPWVLGNLSHVKSLNLSYNFFVGPIPPTLGGMEEIESLDLSHNELSGPIPWQLNQLSSLGAFSVAYNNLSGCIPNYGQLGSFSMDSYLANANLHEITQGNTCAAPGPDPAVGNDVEETPSDLVLYVVTAAGFVLTFWATVGFSFCHPYGRSVMLKM, from the exons ATGCTCCACTCGTCCTCTGGCTGCTTCGTGGAGGAGAGGGCTGCACTACTGGACATCCGGTCTTCCCTGCTGAGAACGCGATCCATGCTTGCACCTGTTTCATGGGGGGAGGATGGTGATGACTGCTGCTCGTGGGAGCGTGTGAAATGCAACAATGGAACACAAAGAGTGTCTCATCTCAACCTTTCCTCTGTATATGTCACGATAGATGCAGATGATTGCTGGTCTTTAAACTTGACAGTGTTTTCTACATTCCATGAGCTTCAGTACCTAGATCTATCATACAATCCTGCCTGTTTGTTAAGCTTGCAAG GGCTAGTTAGACTATCCAAGCTTCGATATCTCGACCTCAGTGGCACTCTTTTGGGAGGGGGTTTCCTGGCATTTATTGGGAAAATTGTTTCACTGGAAGTCTTAGCTCTCAACGATAACGAAATGAATGCAAGTTTTCCAGCCACAG CTGTTGAAAATCTTAGAAATTTGCGACAACTGAATATGTCTTGGAATGGATTCAACGGAAACCTCCCAGGATCACTATTTGCACTTCCTCATCTAAAGATCCTAGATCTCTCGGGAAATGAATTCGGTGGGAGTATTCCAGGAAGTTTATTCTTGGGACCAATTTCACTTGAAGTCTTAGATCTCAGTCATAATCGCCTCAACGGAACTCTCCCAGTTAGAG CTTTTGAAAACATCAGGAGCTTGAATTTGGGTGACAACCAGTTCAGCGGATCTCTCCCTGTGTCATTATTTGCACTTCCTCGTCTGAAGTCCCTAGATCTCTCAGATAATAACTTTGAGGGGCGTTTTCCTATTAATCTGTCTTCGGGGCCAGTTCCCCTTGAGGTCTTACATCTGGAGAATAATAAGTTGAGTGGACCTCTTCCGACTGAACAAG AATTTGTAAATCTTCAGAAGCTACGAGAGTTGTATTTGAGTTCCAACCGATTCAGCGGAAGCATTCCAACATTCTTGCTTTTGCTTCCACATATTGAACGGTTGAACCTCTCAACAAATTTCCTTGGAGGACAAATTCCGACAAATCGGTCTTTTAATCTGTCACCCTCGCTTAAGAGTCTTTGGTTTTCCCAAAACAATTTGACTGGTAAATTTTCTTTCATTTGGCTTGGAAATCTCAGAAAACTAGAAGTGATAGACCTTTCAGGCAATTCAAACCTAGTTGTTATTGTCAATATTCCTGGATGGACACCTATGTTCCAATTGAAACAGCTATTGCTTTCTGGATGTGACCTTGACAAGAACATTATTGTGGAACCGTATTTTTTACGCACACAGCGTCATTTAGAGGTGCTTGATTTGTCTAACAATAATTTGTCGGGTAGCATGCCAAATTGGTTGTTTACAAAGGAATCAACACTACAGGAACTACATCTGGGAAATAACTCGCTAACTGGAACGCTGGGCCCAATATGGCATACCCAATCGTTCCTCAAGATTATTAGAATACACATGAACCATGTCGAGGGGCAGTTGCCGACCAACATCGGCTCATTGTTTCCAATGCTGAGTGTTCTAGATTTTTCTAGTAACAACATCTCTGGGCACATACCACCATCATTGTGCGAGATGAGGCAGATGGATATTTTAGACCTATCAAACAACAAACTTTCTGGGGAAGTTCCAGCCTGTGTGTTCTCTAGTTGCACGGGCGTGTTCAGGGTCTCAAACAACAAACTTGGTGGTCAGATTTTTGCTGGGGTCAATAGTCAGATCAATACAAATGAACTGTACCTGGATAGGAACAAATTTGAAGGAACAATACCCCAAAATCTATCAGGTTATGCAAGTGTCATGGATTTGCATGATAACAAGCTGTCTGGAAGACTTAGCGCTTCATTGTGGAATCTATCATCTTTGGCCGTCTTGAGTCTTGCTGGCAACCGTATAACGGGCAAAATTCATCAGAAAATTTGTGGCATCATAGGAATTCTTCTTTTGGATCTATCAAGCAATAACCTTACAGGGCCTCTACCGAACTGCAGCTTTATAGTACTCAGTTTTCTTAACCTGTCGGGAAACTCCTTATCTGGTGATTTTCCTTATACCCTTTTCAACACATCAAATATGATTTCCTTGGATATCAGACAGAATCAGTTCACAGGCAATCTGCACTGGCTAGGTTATCTTGATAACATTAGGCTACTTTCCTTGGGCAGAAACAAGTTTGAAGGACAGATTACTCCAAACCTGTGCAAACTCCTGTACTTGAGGATAATTGACATGTCACACAACATGCTTTCAGGTTCGTTACCATCATGTATTGGTAACATCTCTTTCCAAGGCGACATAGACGATCAAATTTTCCAGTTGGTCGATTGGTTTGCAATTTACTCCTATCACACTTCTTATGACCTATGGGATTTCAGCTTTGCTACCAAAGGGAATATCTACACGTACGGTCGCGATTTCTTCGATTCAATGGCTGGAATCGACTTATCTGCAAACATGTTGCATGGAGAAATTCCCTGGGTGCTAGGGAACCTAAGCCATGTCAAATCCCTTAACCTGTCATACAATTTCTTTGTTGGCCCGATCCCGCCGACCTTGGGAGGCATGGAGGAGATAGAAAGCTTGGACCTCTCCCACAATGAGCTGAGTGGACCAATACCTTGGCAGTTAAATCAATTGTCATCATTGGGGGCATTCTCTGTGGCATACAACAACTTGTCAGGATGCATACCAAACTATGGACAGCTCGGCTCATTCAGCATGGACAGCTACCTAGCCAATGCCAACCTTCACGAGATTACTCAGGGGAATACTTGTGCTGCTCCTGGTCCAGATCCTGCTGTGGGGAATGATGTGGAAGAGACGCCCAGTGACCTAGTTCTATATGTTGTCACAGCTGCCGGCTTTGTGTTGACATTTTGGGCCACCGTTGGGTTCTCATTTTGCCATCCTTACGGAAGATCAGTAATGCTCAAGATGTAG